Proteins found in one Paenibacillus sp. FSL R10-2782 genomic segment:
- a CDS encoding anaerobic ribonucleoside triphosphate reductase, which translates to MKVLEEHQLYSIGERVIGAQDLDMLRENANLNGESFSGKMSKLGSEYAKWYARLRVLPPELTDAIDHGYVYVHDLDQYALGTTNCIFIPFGRLLRDGFNTGNGSVRTPQTIMSAMALVAIIFQSQQNSQFGGVSANKIDWDLAPYVARSFRKHLRKGLRLFGEEIESAMPDDELHIANSLLHEVCPRSYAFAREETETETRQAAESLIHNLNTMSSRAGGQIPFTSLNYGMCTSAEGRLVTLSLLEATIRGLGSGETPIFPQHIFQCKQGINQSEGDINYDLFLRAVECSSKRMYPNFVNVDATFNLPYYRADDPDTIIATMGCRTRTIADRFGRNRQSGKGNLSFNTINLVRLGIEYGICTGKRKVPDRDGFDTRLEEVMRIAVDGLIHRYHIQTNQPAKASDFMMREGVWEGGEELEPDEQVGSVLKHGTLSMGFIGLAECMKALYGKHHGEDDAVYREAERIIASMRVYCDRMSELHNLNITLFATPAEGLSGKFTLLDQRDFGVIPGVNDREYYTNSFHIPVYYTLPAARKISLEAPFHNLCNAGAISYIELDGNARNNPEAFLKIVQYALHQNIGYFSINHPVDRCTECGYEGIIGTSCPQCGADEEHTHFQRLRRVTGYLTGDYTVRFNAAKQAEVRDRVKHR; encoded by the coding sequence ATGAAGGTGTTGGAGGAACATCAATTATACAGCATCGGCGAGCGGGTCATTGGAGCACAAGACCTGGACATGCTGCGGGAGAATGCAAATTTGAATGGAGAATCGTTCAGTGGCAAAATGAGCAAGCTTGGCTCCGAGTACGCGAAGTGGTATGCGCGACTACGTGTGCTTCCGCCTGAACTGACAGACGCGATCGACCACGGGTATGTGTATGTTCACGATTTGGACCAATATGCGCTCGGAACTACGAACTGTATCTTTATTCCTTTTGGTCGCCTGCTGCGAGATGGCTTTAATACAGGCAACGGCTCTGTGCGCACCCCGCAAACTATTATGTCTGCTATGGCACTGGTGGCTATCATATTCCAGTCTCAGCAAAACAGCCAATTTGGAGGTGTCTCTGCCAATAAAATAGATTGGGACCTTGCTCCTTACGTGGCCCGGTCCTTCCGCAAGCATCTGCGCAAGGGATTGCGCCTGTTCGGAGAAGAAATAGAATCGGCGATGCCTGATGACGAATTACATATAGCCAACAGTCTATTACATGAGGTCTGCCCTCGTTCATACGCATTCGCACGTGAAGAAACGGAGACGGAGACCCGCCAGGCCGCTGAATCCCTTATTCATAACCTGAATACCATGAGCAGTCGGGCAGGTGGACAAATTCCGTTCACCTCACTGAATTACGGAATGTGTACTTCTGCTGAGGGGCGACTTGTTACACTGTCATTGCTGGAGGCCACTATCCGTGGCTTGGGCAGCGGGGAAACCCCTATTTTCCCACAGCATATTTTCCAATGCAAACAGGGAATTAATCAGTCCGAAGGCGATATCAACTATGACTTGTTCCTGCGGGCGGTTGAGTGCTCCAGCAAACGTATGTATCCCAATTTCGTTAATGTGGATGCTACCTTCAACCTGCCCTATTACCGCGCAGATGATCCGGATACCATTATTGCGACGATGGGCTGCCGTACCCGCACCATTGCTGACCGTTTCGGCAGAAACCGTCAAAGCGGCAAGGGTAATCTCTCATTCAATACGATTAATCTGGTGCGTCTTGGCATTGAATACGGTATTTGCACAGGCAAGCGCAAGGTACCTGACCGGGATGGCTTTGATACCAGACTGGAAGAGGTTATGCGCATTGCCGTGGATGGACTGATCCATCGCTACCATATACAGACCAACCAGCCGGCAAAAGCCTCAGACTTTATGATGCGCGAAGGGGTATGGGAAGGCGGAGAAGAGCTGGAGCCGGATGAACAGGTGGGAAGCGTACTAAAGCACGGTACGCTTTCTATGGGGTTCATCGGGTTAGCTGAGTGCATGAAGGCACTGTACGGCAAACACCACGGGGAGGATGACGCTGTATACCGCGAGGCGGAGCGAATCATAGCTTCCATGCGTGTCTACTGCGACCGGATGAGTGAATTGCATAACCTTAATATTACGCTGTTCGCTACGCCTGCCGAGGGTCTATCCGGCAAATTCACGTTGCTGGATCAGCGTGATTTCGGAGTCATTCCCGGTGTGAATGACCGTGAATACTACACGAATTCTTTTCATATTCCCGTGTACTATACGCTTCCGGCTGCCCGTAAAATCAGCCTCGAAGCCCCATTTCATAATCTGTGCAACGCTGGTGCGATTTCGTACATAGAGCTGGATGGTAATGCGCGGAATAACCCGGAGGCGTTTCTTAAAATTGTACAATACGCGCTCCATCAAAACATTGGGTACTTCTCCATCAATCATCCGGTAGACCGCTGCACAGAATGCGGCTACGAGGGCATTATCGGGACAAGCTGTCCCCAATGCGGTGCTGATGAAGAACATACGCATTTTCAGCGTTTGCGCCGGGTAACGGGATATCTGACAGGTGATTATACCGTTCGCTTCAACGCCGCGAAACAGGCTGAGGTGCGTGACCGGGTGAAGCATCGGTGA
- a CDS encoding diguanylate cyclase: MFSTFFVNTCILVTFLYITGVISQRYKIRLQNLKRKAHWIGGALFGCYGIVLMCYSIPVGFNTIADLRHLAIVATAAYIGGPATLMATLFICLGRLLLFGVTTQAIVGAFFMMLVGLGCALLSNLSWSRLTKLMMMNVFALGIIFCSLSINLNDIDDVLNVYPLHFVISMAGGFLLYLIAESINTSNELLLRLEHTSFTDYLTNLSNRRQLEFSLEEKLPQARQRHEHLSILVLDIDHFKEVNDTYGHAAGDAVLRQLGQILRKKCRSFDVVTRSGGEEFTVLLPNCAFRQALRIANQILGGVDQYEFVVSDGLILKVTVSIGVTTFPDNGEDMSGAALLEQADRALYEAKNAGRNRVCSYQA, translated from the coding sequence TTGTTTAGTACGTTTTTTGTAAATACCTGTATCCTTGTTACCTTTCTGTACATAACCGGTGTCATATCGCAAAGATATAAAATACGTCTCCAAAATTTAAAACGTAAAGCTCATTGGATCGGAGGCGCTCTTTTTGGGTGCTATGGCATTGTCTTGATGTGCTATTCGATCCCAGTTGGTTTTAATACCATTGCCGATCTTCGTCATCTGGCTATCGTAGCTACGGCGGCTTACATTGGCGGCCCGGCAACACTCATGGCTACCCTATTTATATGCTTAGGCAGATTATTGCTGTTTGGTGTCACCACTCAAGCCATTGTGGGGGCTTTTTTTATGATGCTCGTGGGCCTGGGTTGCGCTTTGCTGTCAAATCTGTCCTGGTCACGTTTAACGAAGCTGATGATGATGAACGTTTTCGCTTTGGGCATTATTTTCTGCTCTCTCTCAATTAATTTGAATGATATTGATGATGTTCTGAACGTTTATCCGCTCCATTTCGTTATTTCTATGGCAGGTGGATTTCTCCTGTATCTCATAGCCGAGTCCATCAACACGTCCAATGAGCTGTTGCTTCGTCTGGAGCATACCTCCTTTACAGACTATCTCACGAATCTGAGCAACAGAAGACAGCTTGAATTTTCACTGGAAGAGAAGCTTCCCCAAGCTCGTCAACGCCATGAGCATCTATCTATACTTGTATTGGATATTGATCATTTTAAAGAAGTGAACGATACCTACGGTCATGCGGCGGGGGATGCGGTGCTGCGCCAGCTAGGTCAGATTTTGAGGAAAAAATGTCGCTCCTTTGATGTGGTAACCCGCAGCGGCGGGGAGGAATTCACCGTACTTCTGCCGAATTGTGCTTTCCGGCAAGCGTTACGTATAGCGAATCAGATCCTTGGCGGGGTAGATCAGTACGAGTTCGTTGTATCAGACGGGCTTATACTCAAAGTCACAGTGTCTATCGGCGTAACGACCTTTCCCGATAACGGGGAGGATATGTCCGGAGCGGCTCTGCTGGAACAGGCGGATAGAGCACTATACGAAGCTAAAAATGCAGGGCGTAATCGGGTCTGCTCCTATCAGGCATAA
- a CDS encoding AbrB/MazE/SpoVT family DNA-binding domain-containing protein — MKNTGMTRPLDQLGRIVLPKEMRTTMDINIGDSLEFFVNEEGFVLRKYTGVSCKFCGAVDHLTYFRDSFICADCIQVLKTEENVHPTSTEAIQAQEHTKPVRKHTTSQPKQSRVQQGEMVKKLRKLIQEHPNLPQKVYAQMLDISQGRVSQLKKLL, encoded by the coding sequence ATGAAAAATACCGGAATGACACGGCCTCTGGATCAATTGGGGCGAATCGTGCTTCCCAAGGAAATGCGCACCACGATGGATATCAATATTGGTGATTCGCTCGAATTTTTCGTGAATGAAGAAGGATTTGTATTAAGGAAATATACAGGTGTATCCTGCAAATTTTGCGGCGCAGTTGATCATTTGACTTATTTTCGTGATAGCTTTATTTGCGCCGATTGCATTCAGGTATTAAAGACAGAGGAAAATGTACACCCCACCAGCACCGAAGCCATCCAGGCTCAGGAACATACCAAGCCGGTTCGTAAGCATACAACCTCGCAGCCTAAACAATCCAGAGTACAGCAAGGAGAAATGGTAAAAAAGCTCCGAAAGCTGATTCAAGAACATCCCAACCTGCCACAAAAGGTATATGCTCAAATGCTCGATATCTCGCAAGGTCGGGTGTCCCAACTGAAAAAGCTGCTTTAA
- a CDS encoding spore germination protein — translation MIRYPYRKHNKKAGADKNNGKSSRSFKIEVNVEANLQQIKELTSDSPDFLIRRFSVGLKADIPAAIVFLDSMVKTDTVNELVMKSLLGRPSAEVAAEVESAERLFSQIQGHALELGEVKECDDWNSMMEQLLMGDTIILLEGCKKAIACGTRGGETRAVNEPSTQSVVRGPKEGFVESLFTNLSLVRRRIKSSDLTMEMFKVGSTSLTNVAMLYMKNIADPSVVDEVRQRVKNINIDAVFESGMVEEMIQDHNFTPFPTIYNTERPDTISSNIMEGRVALIIDGNPFVLVMPTVFAQFFQSASDYEERYDMATVVRLIRYISFIILILGPSLYIALTTYHYEMIPTPLLISILAQRESVPFPAFLEALLLEVTFEILREAGIRMPRVGGQTVSVIGALVLGQAAVEAGIVTPLLTIVVALTGIASFAIPAYNMAVAGRLFRFVFMILSAFMGLYGITLGLIALIAHMNSIRSFGVPYMAPFSPFVLKSQKDAVLRLPFWMMRTRPKSITSTNQTRMKDGSGISSSDKTTPMQEGGAEGVSGKGE, via the coding sequence ATGATTCGTTATCCCTATCGCAAACATAATAAAAAGGCGGGTGCGGACAAGAATAATGGAAAGTCTTCACGTTCTTTCAAGATTGAAGTTAATGTGGAAGCCAACTTACAACAGATCAAGGAGTTGACGTCAGACAGCCCGGACTTCCTGATTCGTCGCTTTAGTGTGGGACTGAAAGCGGACATTCCTGCCGCCATTGTATTTTTGGATAGTATGGTCAAGACGGACACGGTGAATGAACTTGTCATGAAATCGTTGCTTGGCCGACCGTCCGCCGAGGTGGCTGCTGAGGTAGAAAGTGCAGAAAGGCTATTCAGTCAGATACAGGGCCATGCACTTGAACTTGGTGAAGTGAAGGAATGCGATGATTGGAATTCCATGATGGAACAGCTATTGATGGGAGATACGATCATTTTACTGGAAGGCTGTAAAAAGGCCATTGCGTGCGGTACACGTGGAGGAGAGACGCGTGCGGTCAACGAACCTAGCACACAGTCTGTCGTCAGGGGGCCGAAAGAGGGATTTGTGGAATCCCTGTTCACGAATCTCTCTCTTGTCCGACGACGAATTAAAAGCTCCGATCTTACGATGGAGATGTTCAAAGTAGGGAGCACGTCCCTCACAAATGTAGCCATGCTGTATATGAAGAATATTGCAGATCCAAGTGTCGTAGATGAAGTTCGTCAACGGGTAAAAAACATCAATATCGACGCCGTATTTGAATCCGGTATGGTAGAGGAAATGATACAGGACCATAATTTTACACCATTCCCAACGATCTATAACACGGAAAGACCCGATACGATCAGTAGCAATATTATGGAGGGCCGAGTGGCGCTCATCATAGATGGAAATCCGTTTGTACTGGTGATGCCTACCGTATTTGCCCAATTCTTTCAGAGTGCTTCGGATTATGAGGAACGTTACGATATGGCGACTGTCGTCCGACTCATTCGATATATCAGCTTTATCATTCTAATTCTGGGACCCTCTCTCTACATTGCCTTAACCACCTACCATTATGAAATGATACCGACCCCGCTGCTGATCAGCATACTGGCTCAGCGGGAATCCGTTCCTTTTCCAGCATTTCTGGAGGCGCTTCTTTTGGAGGTTACCTTCGAGATCTTGCGTGAAGCAGGTATTCGAATGCCACGTGTGGGTGGACAAACGGTATCCGTTATTGGTGCGCTTGTTTTGGGACAAGCGGCTGTGGAGGCCGGGATCGTCACCCCGCTGCTCACGATTGTGGTAGCCCTGACGGGGATTGCCAGCTTTGCCATTCCAGCCTATAACATGGCGGTGGCCGGGAGACTGTTCCGATTTGTTTTTATGATACTGTCAGCGTTTATGGGACTGTATGGCATTACATTGGGGCTGATTGCGCTGATTGCCCATATGAACAGCATACGTTCTTTTGGGGTGCCCTACATGGCCCCTTTCAGCCCCTTTGTACTGAAGAGTCAAAAGGATGCTGTATTGCGTCTCCCATTCTGGATGATGCGGACACGTCCTAAAAGTATTACATCTACTAACCAGACACGAATGAAGGATGGAAGTGGAATTTCCTCTTCCGATAAAACGACACCGATGCAGGAGGGGGGAGCCGAAGGTGTATCAGGGAAAGGGGAATGA
- the nrdG gene encoding anaerobic ribonucleoside-triphosphate reductase activating protein, producing MNLCGYIPESLNEGHGLRTVVFISGCRHACPGCFNPSSWSFRAGEPFTPERQQEVIRDIADNPLLDGLTLCGGDPFFSAAECSQFVRNFRATCPDRTVWAYTGFCYEELLTDQARRELALLCDVIVDGRFVEQQKDLTLPFRGSRNQRLVDVKASIQAGSIVTLA from the coding sequence GTGAATTTGTGCGGCTACATTCCAGAATCTCTGAACGAAGGGCATGGCCTGCGTACCGTCGTATTCATTAGCGGTTGCCGCCATGCCTGCCCCGGCTGCTTCAATCCCTCGTCATGGAGCTTCCGCGCAGGTGAACCGTTCACACCTGAACGGCAGCAGGAAGTCATCCGTGACATCGCAGATAATCCACTGCTGGACGGGTTAACCCTTTGCGGCGGAGATCCTTTTTTCTCAGCAGCGGAATGCTCGCAGTTTGTGCGCAATTTCCGCGCAACCTGCCCGGACCGAACCGTGTGGGCCTATACGGGCTTTTGCTATGAGGAGCTGCTTACGGATCAGGCACGCCGGGAGCTGGCGCTGCTGTGTGATGTGATTGTGGACGGTCGTTTTGTAGAACAGCAAAAGGATCTGACCCTTCCCTTCCGGGGAAGCCGCAATCAACGACTGGTGGATGTGAAAGCCAGCATTCAGGCAGGATCTATAGTTACATTAGCCTAA
- a CDS encoding Rrf2 family transcriptional regulator → MNSEKRLRTATPRWLGVAVKALVYLEKHGELCASGSIARSIDCEVTLVRRVLTRLVQAELIAAREGREGGYVLTRSAEHITLADIYHAIEICDPIFPGMMHEPETNPFCGELATAVSEILVESERRMLEVWESHTLASLAKRTTLVVGGSIRNEGEDAKASSKGD, encoded by the coding sequence TTGAATAGTGAAAAAAGACTACGCACCGCAACGCCCAGATGGCTTGGGGTGGCGGTAAAGGCGCTTGTCTATTTGGAAAAGCATGGAGAGCTCTGTGCCAGCGGATCTATTGCCCGCTCTATCGACTGTGAGGTCACCTTGGTGCGCAGGGTGCTGACGCGACTTGTACAGGCAGAATTAATAGCAGCACGTGAAGGCCGTGAGGGAGGCTATGTGCTTACCCGTTCGGCGGAGCATATTACACTTGCCGATATATACCACGCCATTGAAATATGTGATCCGATTTTTCCAGGTATGATGCATGAACCAGAGACGAACCCCTTTTGTGGGGAGCTTGCAACCGCCGTATCCGAAATCTTGGTCGAGAGCGAACGACGTATGCTGGAGGTATGGGAGTCTCATACGCTGGCTTCACTCGCCAAGCGTACAACGCTGGTGGTGGGCGGCAGCATCCGTAATGAAGGCGAGGATGCCAAGGCTTCTTCCAAAGGGGATTAA
- a CDS encoding glycoside hydrolase family 3 C-terminal domain-containing protein has product MSHETTDLEYFFQNPKIHLDERVWDLVSRLTLEEKIESMLQYQPAIERLGVAAYKHGTEAAHGIAWLGEATSFPQPVGLACTWDTELMRQVGSVISDEARVYYRRDPALNGLTLWAPTVDMERDPRWGRNEEAYGEDPYLTGELAKELVKGIQGDHPIYLKAVATLKHFLGNNNEVDRGSDSSSIDPRNLREYYLKAFEKPFTEGKAQSMMTSYNLINGTPATLYHGVNDIVRGEWGMDGFVVSDAGDVMGIVKDHQYYDSHTPGVAESIRAGIDSITDDADLSKQAIRDALAQGTLQETDLDQALFHTFRVRFRLGEFDPAADNPYALIGEEALMTEQARELSLRAAREQIVLLKNERSLLPLDPAGCGKVAVIGALGNEVYRDWYSGTLPYFVTPLEAIRAKLESKDAQERVVYRDAKDRVTFAAANDGARLTVDSSGDMRLSHDAEPTVLTMNDWGYGSVTLTDERLGTYVTSDEETLRVTAKEAYGWYVKEVFGLTPVDKGECLWTTWNGKPVITGTEGSLKVTEAVNQDHTTFRLETVSDGLVEAIATAQAADTVIVFVGNHPLINGKEENDRPGLELAASQQRLIEEVYRVNPNTIVVLTGSYPFAIPWVQEHIPAIVYTSHAGQEHGTAVADVLFGDYAPAGRLNMTWYQAEEQLGDIKDYDIIRGGRTYQYFEGEPLYAFGHGLTYSPFEYSHLRTDAQGPNPNDRSVPEGSVNFLGALDATDTLNVSVDITNRGIAAGEEVVQLYVRPGASRVKRALKTLCGFQRICLQPGETRTISFTMRVRDWAIWDVTRDRYCVEAGEYTLLAGASSADIRLEHPVNVLGEVIPPRQARQSIRAENFDDCSHVLLDESKEQKEACVRPRSPQRPGWIAFHGVELDTMSVVKLQCRVSGNSHDAAIELRLDTPDSEVAARISVGHTGGAQAWMTLSEALGPVSGTHDVYLWLSGEVRLSYFTLSACATGDSSLQG; this is encoded by the coding sequence ATGAGTCATGAAACAACGGATTTAGAATATTTTTTTCAAAATCCGAAGATTCATCTGGACGAGCGTGTATGGGATTTGGTGTCCCGCCTAACCTTGGAGGAAAAGATTGAATCTATGCTGCAATACCAGCCTGCCATTGAACGATTGGGAGTCGCCGCATACAAGCATGGTACGGAAGCAGCACATGGTATAGCCTGGTTAGGTGAGGCGACTTCCTTTCCACAGCCTGTGGGGTTGGCTTGTACGTGGGATACGGAACTGATGCGACAAGTCGGCTCGGTTATTTCAGATGAAGCGCGTGTATACTACCGCCGTGACCCGGCGCTAAACGGACTGACGTTATGGGCACCAACCGTAGATATGGAACGTGATCCGCGCTGGGGGCGTAATGAGGAAGCGTATGGAGAAGACCCGTATTTAACGGGAGAACTGGCGAAGGAATTGGTTAAAGGCATACAGGGCGATCATCCGATATATTTGAAAGCGGTTGCGACATTGAAACATTTCCTCGGAAACAATAACGAGGTGGACCGGGGAAGTGATTCCTCCAGCATAGACCCGCGAAACCTTCGTGAATACTATCTGAAAGCCTTTGAGAAGCCTTTTACGGAAGGCAAAGCCCAATCCATGATGACCTCTTATAACCTGATTAATGGAACGCCCGCTACGTTGTATCACGGTGTTAATGATATTGTCAGGGGCGAATGGGGAATGGACGGCTTTGTCGTCAGTGATGCTGGTGATGTGATGGGAATCGTAAAGGACCATCAGTATTATGACTCCCACACACCGGGTGTGGCTGAATCCATTCGCGCGGGGATCGACAGCATTACGGATGATGCGGATTTGTCCAAGCAGGCCATTCGTGATGCCTTGGCGCAAGGAACGCTGCAAGAAACGGACCTGGATCAGGCGTTGTTCCATACATTTCGTGTTCGATTTAGACTGGGGGAATTTGATCCGGCGGCAGACAATCCCTATGCCCTGATCGGGGAAGAGGCTCTGATGACAGAGCAAGCCCGTGAACTGTCGTTGCGTGCAGCGAGAGAGCAGATCGTACTGTTGAAAAATGAGCGTTCGCTCCTGCCGCTCGACCCTGCGGGATGCGGCAAGGTGGCGGTGATCGGGGCGCTTGGCAATGAGGTGTACCGCGACTGGTATTCCGGCACGCTTCCATATTTTGTGACACCGCTTGAAGCGATTCGCGCCAAGCTGGAAAGCAAAGACGCGCAGGAGCGCGTCGTATACCGCGATGCCAAGGATCGCGTGACCTTCGCGGCGGCGAATGACGGAGCGAGGCTTACGGTTGATTCCTCCGGTGACATGCGGTTGTCCCATGATGCCGAACCAACGGTTTTGACCATGAACGATTGGGGCTACGGCAGCGTCACGTTGACCGACGAGCGCCTGGGTACCTATGTGACGAGCGATGAGGAAACGCTTCGTGTGACAGCTAAGGAAGCGTATGGCTGGTATGTCAAAGAAGTCTTTGGACTGACCCCTGTTGACAAGGGGGAGTGTCTCTGGACGACATGGAACGGCAAGCCTGTGATCACAGGGACAGAGGGTTCATTGAAGGTAACGGAAGCTGTTAACCAAGACCATACAACATTCCGGTTAGAGACGGTGTCGGACGGTTTAGTGGAAGCGATAGCCACTGCGCAAGCAGCAGATACAGTGATTGTATTCGTCGGCAATCACCCGCTGATTAACGGCAAGGAAGAGAATGACCGTCCAGGCTTGGAGCTGGCAGCCTCCCAGCAGCGGCTCATCGAGGAAGTGTATCGGGTTAACCCTAATACGATCGTGGTTCTGACGGGCAGCTATCCGTTTGCCATCCCTTGGGTACAGGAGCATATTCCGGCGATCGTGTACACGTCTCATGCCGGACAAGAGCATGGCACGGCAGTAGCGGATGTGCTGTTTGGGGATTATGCGCCAGCGGGTCGTTTGAATATGACATGGTACCAGGCGGAGGAGCAATTGGGTGATATCAAAGATTACGATATTATTCGCGGCGGACGTACCTATCAATATTTTGAAGGTGAACCTTTGTACGCGTTCGGCCACGGTTTGACGTATTCGCCATTTGAGTACAGCCATCTGCGCACAGATGCCCAAGGGCCCAATCCCAACGATAGGTCCGTCCCCGAAGGTAGTGTGAACTTTTTGGGTGCTCTAGATGCTACGGATACCCTGAATGTATCGGTGGACATTACGAATCGGGGCATAGCTGCCGGGGAGGAGGTTGTACAGCTATATGTACGGCCCGGAGCTTCGCGAGTAAAACGAGCGCTGAAGACATTGTGTGGATTTCAACGCATCTGCTTACAGCCGGGGGAGACGCGAACGATTTCTTTTACAATGCGAGTGAGGGATTGGGCGATTTGGGATGTTACACGGGATCGCTATTGCGTTGAAGCTGGCGAGTACACCTTGCTGGCAGGTGCCTCTTCAGCGGATATCCGGCTGGAGCACCCTGTGAACGTTCTAGGCGAAGTTATCCCGCCCCGGCAAGCCAGACAAAGCATTCGCGCTGAAAACTTTGATGATTGTTCCCATGTCCTGCTGGATGAAAGCAAGGAGCAAAAGGAGGCTTGTGTACGTCCGCGTTCACCTCAACGTCCCGGCTGGATTGCCTTTCATGGCGTAGAATTAGATACGATGAGCGTGGTTAAACTTCAATGCCGAGTGTCAGGCAATAGCCACGATGCAGCAATTGAGCTTCGTTTGGATACGCCGGACAGCGAAGTTGCAGCACGTATAAGCGTTGGTCATACGGGAGGAGCGCAAGCATGGATGACGCTCTCAGAAGCACTGGGTCCAGTCTCGGGTACACATGATGTGTACCTGTGGTTGAGTGGCGAAGTGCGGCTAAGTTATTTTACTTTGAGCGCTTGTGCTACAGGAGATTCAAGCCTTCAGGGTTGA